A portion of the Hydractinia symbiolongicarpus strain clone_291-10 chromosome 10, HSymV2.1, whole genome shotgun sequence genome contains these proteins:
- the LOC130662729 gene encoding DNL-type zinc finger protein-like has product MLCRYGYRIRSCVTFNMLWRRKYNTSFTVSDLRQQFIQSIYRSRKFGTSEIYHCKKANLSVPIGQLEQKLQLVYTCSVCETRSTKIISKQAYENGVVIVKCDGCQNLHLIADNLKWFYDNKRNIEDILNEKGETITKVTSADDFQFIPNTKDSQSDSSGP; this is encoded by the exons ATGTTATGTAGATATGGTTACAGAATCAGAAGTTGTGTTACATTTAATATGTTGTGGAGAAGAAAATACAATACCAGTTTTACAGTGTCTGATCTAAGGCAACAATTTATCCAAAGTATTTACAGATCAAGAAAGTTTGGTACATCTGAAATATATCATTGTAAGAAGGCAAACTTATCTGTACCGATTGGTCAGTTAGAACAAAAACTTCAGTTGGTGTATACTTGCTCGGTTTGTGAAACTCGTTCTACCAAAATTATCAGTAAACAAGCCTATGAAAATGGTGTTGTTATTGTAAAGTGTGATGGCTGCCAAAATCTACATCTAATTGCTGATAATCTTAAATGGTTTTATGATAATAAAAG aAACATTGAAGATATATTGAATGAAAAAGGAGAGACGATAACAAAAGTGACTTCTGCGGATGATTTTCAATTCATTCCAAATACAAAAGATTCACAGAGTGATAGCTCCGGACCTTGA